In Chitinophagales bacterium, one DNA window encodes the following:
- a CDS encoding ComF family protein translates to MLLVKEYLADFISLFYPQLCSSCGHALQKGEEVICTFCRHYLPKTYFHLERNNAIEKHFWGRVAITRAAACYYFQKGSRVQHLIHQLKYKNKTEVGVTIGKIYGHDLLQSVDYRTVDLIVPVPLHKSKELLRGYNQADLFSEGLSVAMEKPWSKHALQRISATETQTHKSRFERWQNVGSVFKVSKPATLAGKHILLTDDVITTGSTLEACAQILLELPETKVSIATIACAVK, encoded by the coding sequence ATGCTTCTTGTTAAAGAATATCTGGCTGACTTTATTTCTCTTTTCTATCCGCAGCTGTGCAGTTCCTGCGGACACGCTTTACAAAAGGGGGAAGAAGTCATCTGCACATTTTGCCGGCACTATCTGCCGAAGACCTATTTCCACCTGGAACGCAATAACGCCATTGAAAAACATTTCTGGGGACGTGTTGCCATTACCCGTGCTGCAGCCTGTTATTATTTTCAGAAAGGCAGCCGGGTGCAGCACCTTATCCACCAGCTGAAATACAAAAACAAAACGGAAGTAGGCGTTACCATTGGAAAGATCTACGGCCATGACCTCCTGCAGTCTGTTGATTACCGCACCGTTGATTTAATAGTGCCCGTGCCACTGCACAAGTCGAAAGAACTGCTGCGTGGTTATAACCAGGCCGACCTGTTCAGTGAAGGGCTTTCGGTAGCGATGGAAAAGCCCTGGAGTAAACATGCGCTGCAGCGTATCTCTGCAACGGAAACGCAGACGCATAAGTCGAGGTTTGAACGATGGCAAAATGTTGGTTCCGTATTTAAAGTTTCGAAGCCGGCTACACTGGCCGGAAAGCATATACTGCTCACCGATGATGTTATCACGACCGGTTCAACACTGGAAGCCTGCGCACAAATTTTACTGGAACTGCCGGAAACGAAGGTGAGTATCGCAACGATAGCCTGTGCAGTGAAATAG